The following proteins are encoded in a genomic region of Deinococcus misasensis DSM 22328:
- a CDS encoding phosphatase PAP2 family protein — MIHWMLNTLKVHWKALLIWLLGILLPLLGVGLIAEDLLDKEPFTFEEPFMRWLNSHSTPFLDALAITLGVVGSIKIIGPISVLICVFALQHRRAYGVYFLLSTLGAGLLNVIVKVVFNRPRPQFWEWLVNEPAASFPSGHAMYSAALSTALIALLWHTRYRLHMLILGVLFAVSVGISRIYLGVHYPTDVVAGWGAGMAWSLALWRILKSRWQTHPSRTVPAQPATADQLDQA, encoded by the coding sequence ATGATTCACTGGATGCTCAACACCTTAAAAGTGCATTGGAAAGCCCTGCTGATCTGGTTGCTGGGCATTTTGCTGCCCCTTCTGGGGGTCGGTTTGATTGCAGAAGATTTGCTGGACAAAGAACCCTTCACCTTTGAAGAGCCTTTCATGCGCTGGCTGAACAGCCATTCCACCCCTTTTCTGGACGCTCTGGCCATCACCCTCGGGGTGGTGGGCAGCATCAAGATCATCGGCCCGATCAGTGTCTTGATTTGCGTGTTTGCCCTGCAGCATCGCAGGGCTTATGGGGTTTATTTTTTGCTGTCCACACTGGGTGCAGGTCTCCTCAATGTGATTGTCAAAGTGGTTTTCAATCGCCCGAGACCCCAGTTCTGGGAATGGCTGGTCAATGAACCTGCGGCCAGCTTCCCGAGTGGACATGCCATGTACTCTGCGGCCCTGTCTACAGCCCTGATCGCCCTGCTCTGGCACACCCGTTACCGGCTGCACATGCTGATTCTCGGGGTGCTGTTTGCCGTATCGGTGGGCATCAGTCGCATTTATCTGGGGGTGCACTATCCCACCGACGTGGTTGCAGGATGGGGAGCAGGCATGGCGTGGTCTCTGGCCCTCTGGCGCATCCTCAAAAGCCGCTGGCAAACCCACCCGAGCCGCACCGTGCCTGCCCAACCTGCAACCGCCGATCAGCTTGATCAGGCTTGA
- a CDS encoding GNAT family N-acetyltransferase: MSPVNLRPATDYTLQQLNAIFVGAFQGYLVPIPNDLKMFAYRLRSEHIDLTESLVAEVNGQPAGLSLTARRDNRTRLAGLGVYPEFRGQGVGQLLTEAFMQPALERKDLLILEVFQSNIKAVQLYLKNGFEIRQSLPGYSGEVPAVANPELQSIPLQEAVAFLRLHGEVDLPWQISADTLISLPPTARAFRLQDSVAIVSLAGEQAYLRTLVTAAPARRQGQATRLLQAIAALTGIQKFQAIPVFPEHLISPIAQKLGWQKGELGQYELWRQA, translated from the coding sequence ATGTCCCCAGTGAATTTGCGCCCCGCCACCGATTACACTTTGCAGCAACTCAATGCCATTTTTGTGGGTGCCTTTCAAGGGTATCTGGTGCCCATCCCCAACGACCTGAAAATGTTTGCTTACCGCCTGCGGTCCGAGCACATTGACCTGACCGAAAGTCTGGTGGCCGAAGTGAACGGTCAACCTGCCGGTCTGTCCCTGACCGCCAGACGTGACAACCGCACCCGCCTTGCCGGGCTCGGGGTGTACCCCGAGTTCCGGGGACAGGGTGTGGGTCAACTGCTCACCGAAGCCTTCATGCAACCTGCACTGGAACGCAAAGACCTGCTGATTCTGGAGGTCTTCCAGAGCAACATCAAAGCGGTGCAGCTTTACCTCAAGAACGGCTTTGAAATCCGCCAGAGCCTGCCCGGTTACTCTGGCGAAGTGCCTGCTGTGGCAAACCCTGAGTTGCAGTCCATTCCTCTGCAAGAGGCAGTGGCCTTTTTGCGACTTCATGGAGAGGTTGACTTGCCCTGGCAAATTTCTGCAGACACCCTCATCAGCCTGCCCCCCACAGCCAGAGCTTTTCGATTGCAAGACAGTGTGGCCATCGTTTCTCTGGCTGGAGAACAAGCTTATTTGCGCACACTGGTTACGGCTGCACCTGCCCGCAGACAGGGACAGGCCACACGTTTGCTGCAAGCCATCGCTGCCCTCACAGGGATTCAGAAATTTCAAGCCATCCCGGTGTTCCCCGAGCACCTGATTTCCCCCATCGCCCAGAAGTTGGGCTGGCAAAAAGGAGAGCTGGGGCAGTATGAACTCTGGCGTCAAGCCTGA